The nucleotide window AAGCTTTAAAAGCATTTGTTCAGGAGGCTATCGAAGAAGCTAAAAAAAGAAACGTTCTTCTTTCTGCTCACCTTAAAGCTACTATGATGAAAATCTCTGACCCGATTATTTTCGGGGCTATTGTTGAGACTTTCTTCAAAGAAGTATTCACTAAATATGCTGAGACATTCAAATCTTTAGATATTAATCCAAATAACGGTCTTGCCGATCTTTTCGAAAAAATCAAAGGAAATGCTCAGGAAGCTGACATTAAAGCTGATATCGAAAAAGCGCTGGCTGAAGGACCAAGAGTGGCAATGGTAAACTCTGACAAAGGAATTACCAACTTTCACGTACCTTCTGATATCATCGTTGATGCCTCTATGGCTGCTCTTGTAAGAGGAGGAGGTAAAATGTGGAACAAAGACGGAAATGAGGAGGATACAGTTTGTATCATTCCAGACCGTTCTTATGCAGGTTTCTATCAGTCTGTCATTGATGATATGAAAGCACACGGAAAACTGGACCCTACCACAATGGGATCTGTTCCGAACGTAGGTTTAATGGCTCAGAAAGCTGAAGAATACGGTTCTCACGATAAGACTTTCCAATTATCTGCTGACGGAACTGTAGAAGTTCAGGACGAAGCCGGAAACGTTCTTCTTTCTCAGAAAGTAGAAAAAGATGATATCTTCAGAATGTGCCAGACTAAAGATGCTCCTATTCAGGACTGGGTAAAATTAGCAGTTAACCGATCAAGATTATCTGATACTCCTGCTATCTTCTGGTTAGACAAAGGAAGAGCTCACGACAGAGAAATCATCAAAAAAGTAGAAAAATACCTTGCTGATTACGATACAACAGGTCTTGATATCAGAATTCTTGATGTAAAAGATGCCATGACTGAAACATTGAAGAGAGCAAGAGAAGGTAAAGATACCATCTCCGTTTCAGGAAACGTATTGAGAGATTATTTAACAGACCTTTTCCCAATCCTTGAGCTTGGTACTTCTGCTAAAATGCTTTCTATTGTTCCGTTGATGAATGGTGGTGGTTTATTCGAAACAGGTGCCGGAGGTTCTGCTCCAAAACACGTTGAGCAATTCTTAGAAGAAGGATATTTAAGATGGGATTCTTTGGGTGAATTCTTAGCACTTCAGGCTTCTTTAGAGCATTTGGCACAAACTCAGGGGAATACAAAATCTCAGGTTTTAGCTGATGCATTGGATGAAGCAAATGCTAAATTCTTAGCGACAGACAAATCTCCTGCAAGAAAAGTAGGTCAAATTGATAACAGAGGTTCTCACTTCTATTTAGCAATGTATTGGGCTGAAGCCTTAGCTAACCAGACTGCTGATGCTGAACTTGCTGCCCAGTTTGCTCCGGTGGCACAGGCAATGCAGGAAAACGAAGAAGTAATCAATGCTGAATTAATTGGTGCTCAGGGTAAACCTCAGAACATTGAAGGTTACTACAAAACTGATACATATAAAACGTACGCAGCCATGAGACCTAGCACTGTTTTAAATGAAATCATTGACGGAATCTAATTTCGTTCTGATATAAATAAGAAGCTCCTTTTTTAAGGGGCTTTTTTTATTTAACCACCCCGTCAAAATTCTTTGAATTTTTGCCACCTTTCTAGAGGAGCGGAATATTGAGCACATATTTATTCATCAACGGTCGGCTCGCTCCTAATCCCTGTAACCTAACCTCTGTCACCTTTCACCTATCTTCCACAATCACTCTCCTATGCTCCCTGCCCCAGTTGATCATTTCCTGAATGATATTTCCAAAGGTTCGGCAGTATTCTGTAGGTTCGTATTCTATTAAAACAGGAGTTTCCGGGTAAACGGTACGTTTTACCAGTTTATTCAGTTCCATATCTTTCAGTTCTTTAGAAAGCATTCTGGTGGTAATTCCGGGAATACTGCGTTCAATTTCCCTGAAGCGTCTGTTTCCGTTACAGATAGAATTAATCACAGGAATTCTCCATTTTCCACCGATAAAATAAAGCGTATCCTGTAGCGCTCTTAGTTCTTCGTTTTGGTTTCTTTCCATAGTTGCAAAGTTAAGTGATATCATGAATGATACCGATATACTCTGTGATACTGGTTACAAAAGTATACCATTTTGAAATAACTTTGACAAAAAAATTTACAATGAAAAAATTCAGTAACAAACTGGCTGTCGTAACAGGAGGAAACAGCGGGATCGGATTCTCTGCAGCAAAAGAACTTATTTCAGAAGGAGCAACTGTCATCATCACCGGAAGGCGCAAAGAGGCTGTAGAAAAAGCGGCTCAGGAACTTGGTGCCATTCCATTTATCGCAGATCAGGCAAACCTCAATGATATTGATCTTTTAAAAGAAGAAATTGAAACACAATTCGGGAAAATAGATATCCTGTTTATCAATGCAGGAATTACAGGTACATTGACTCCGATTGAAAATATGGATGTCGAAAATTTTGATCAGGTCATGAATATCAACTTCAGAGGAGCTTACTTTACATTAAGCAAATTCATTCCAATATTAAATGATGGTGCTTCGGTCATCTTTTTATCTTCTATTGTCGCTTCTACCTATAAACCTAACAGTTCCGCCTATCAGGCAAGTAAGGCGGCACTGAACTCAATTGCCAAAACGGCAGCTGCAGAATTAGCTCCAAGAAAAATAAGGGTGAATATGATCAGCCCCGGTCCTATTAAAACAGAAATTATGAGTAAAGCCGGGCTGGATGAAGAGACTTTGAAAAATATTCAAACCCATCTCATAGAACAGATTCCGTTGAAAAAAACAGGAACTGCTGAAGAAGTTGCAAAACTTGTGACCTATTTATCAGATGATCAGATTTCAAGCTATGTTACCGGCACCGAAATTGTGATTGATGGCGGTATGACATTATAATAAACAGATTTAAGCAAATCCCGGTAATTGTATTACCGGGATTTTTCATGTGATTTTCGGAGTTAAAAATTCAGGATTCATCCTTTGATTTGTCCAACTCAGTTTGTTTTCCGTTTCACAACATGTATTACCCGCCTACTTTTGAATCAGAAAATAAAAACAATACACATTATGGATACCGCAAAGAAAAAGAGAAATCCCATTGCTATCGTATTTCTGGCAATATTAGGAATCTTCGGAGGACTTCAGCTATTCAGTAAACCACTGGAAGGAAAGCCGGTCACAGGAAAAATAGAAGCCCCAAAGGAGGTGATCAGTATTCTTGAAAACTCATGTTTCAACTGTCATTCCAATCAGCAGAATCTAAGCTGGTATGATAAGCTTGCTCCTGTTTCCTGGGCTGTAAACAAAGATATCAAAAGAGCCAGAGAAGTCCTGAACTTCTCAGAATGGGAAAAGTTATCTCCTGCAGAACATCAGGGCAAAATGTATGCTATTCTCAATATGATGCAAAGTGGTAAAATGCCTCTCCATGAATATACTCTTCTGCATCCTTCAGCTAAGATTACAGAGAAAGATATTGAAACCATTAAAAAATATACGCTTTCTTTATCTTCAGTAAACCCGCCAGCGCCTAAAAAGAGTGAAGTGCCTGCAGCAACATCCAGCAGCACATCCATCTCGGCATCAACAAAATTTCCGGTTTCTCCCAATGGAGTTCGATACACACCTGATTTTAAAAACTGGAAAGTGATCAGTATGAGTACGCTGTTTGATCATTCCATCCGTGTGATCTATGGAAATGATATCGCAGTAAAAGCGGTGGAAACAGAAAATTTTCACCCATGGCCGGACGGAAGTATTGTTGTAAAATCTGTATGGAAACAGGAAGAGCTTCCTGATGGAGAAATCAGACCCGG belongs to Chryseobacterium gleum and includes:
- a CDS encoding NADP-dependent isocitrate dehydrogenase, with the translated sequence MSEKSKIYYTLTDEAPMLATHSFLPIVKAFTKSADIEIAVPDISLAGRILANFPEFLKDDQKIGDALAELGELATKPEANIIKLPNISASVPQLDAAIAELQGKGFAVPNYPAEPKNDEEKAIKAKYAKVLGSAVNPVLREGNSDRRAPKAVKNYAKANPHRMGDWASDSKTDVAHMNNGDFYGTETSTTVENATKYRIVFKGNDGSESVLKDFAGLQAGEVIDSSVMNLKALKAFVQEAIEEAKKRNVLLSAHLKATMMKISDPIIFGAIVETFFKEVFTKYAETFKSLDINPNNGLADLFEKIKGNAQEADIKADIEKALAEGPRVAMVNSDKGITNFHVPSDIIVDASMAALVRGGGKMWNKDGNEEDTVCIIPDRSYAGFYQSVIDDMKAHGKLDPTTMGSVPNVGLMAQKAEEYGSHDKTFQLSADGTVEVQDEAGNVLLSQKVEKDDIFRMCQTKDAPIQDWVKLAVNRSRLSDTPAIFWLDKGRAHDREIIKKVEKYLADYDTTGLDIRILDVKDAMTETLKRAREGKDTISVSGNVLRDYLTDLFPILELGTSAKMLSIVPLMNGGGLFETGAGGSAPKHVEQFLEEGYLRWDSLGEFLALQASLEHLAQTQGNTKSQVLADALDEANAKFLATDKSPARKVGQIDNRGSHFYLAMYWAEALANQTADAELAAQFAPVAQAMQENEEVINAELIGAQGKPQNIEGYYKTDTYKTYAAMRPSTVLNEIIDGI
- a CDS encoding winged helix-turn-helix transcriptional regulator codes for the protein MERNQNEELRALQDTLYFIGGKWRIPVINSICNGNRRFREIERSIPGITTRMLSKELKDMELNKLVKRTVYPETPVLIEYEPTEYCRTFGNIIQEMINWGREHRRVIVEDR
- a CDS encoding SDR family oxidoreductase, with translation MKKFSNKLAVVTGGNSGIGFSAAKELISEGATVIITGRRKEAVEKAAQELGAIPFIADQANLNDIDLLKEEIETQFGKIDILFINAGITGTLTPIENMDVENFDQVMNINFRGAYFTLSKFIPILNDGASVIFLSSIVASTYKPNSSAYQASKAALNSIAKTAAAELAPRKIRVNMISPGPIKTEIMSKAGLDEETLKNIQTHLIEQIPLKKTGTAEEVAKLVTYLSDDQISSYVTGTEIVIDGGMTL
- a CDS encoding heme-binding domain-containing protein, whose translation is MDTAKKKRNPIAIVFLAILGIFGGLQLFSKPLEGKPVTGKIEAPKEVISILENSCFNCHSNQQNLSWYDKLAPVSWAVNKDIKRAREVLNFSEWEKLSPAEHQGKMYAILNMMQSGKMPLHEYTLLHPSAKITEKDIETIKKYTLSLSSVNPPAPKKSEVPAATSSSTSISASTKFPVSPNGVRYTPDFKNWKVISMSTLFDHSIRVIYGNDIAVKAVETENFHPWPDGSIVVKSVWKQEELPDGEIRPGKFINAQFMVKDSRQYKDTEGWGFAKFSGDDLHPTGKTASFAKESCIACHRQLAEKTGYLFDVPMKVNTQRLIQNLQKK